In a single window of the Halobaculum lipolyticum genome:
- a CDS encoding mRNA surveillance protein pelota, giving the protein MRIDSRGRGEEGRERLTVVPETTDDLWHLSHVLEPGDFVEADTTRRVTRDDDQLRDKGGEREHMRVTIEVEDVEFARFANRLRVGGVIVGCSREDEIGHHHTLNVEERSDITIEKHFQADQIERIEEAEEATGAPDVAIATVEEGAAYVHTVQQYGTEEYASFTKPTGKGEYARPRDELFDELGSALSHLDAEAVILAGPGFTKNDAHDYIDEHYRDLSDRISVVDTSAAGDRGVHEVLKRGAVDEVQRETRIAREAELIDELTERMAQGAKATYGVNETMEAAEFGAIETLLIVDERLRAERQGEGDWEIDVNDLVSTAEQKGGDVVVFSGEFAPGQQLRNLGGVAALLRYRLQ; this is encoded by the coding sequence ATGCGAATCGACTCGCGCGGCCGCGGCGAGGAGGGGCGCGAGCGCCTGACGGTCGTCCCGGAGACCACCGACGACCTCTGGCACCTCTCGCACGTCCTCGAACCCGGCGACTTCGTCGAGGCGGACACGACACGCCGGGTCACCCGCGACGACGATCAACTGCGCGACAAAGGCGGCGAGCGCGAGCACATGCGCGTCACCATCGAGGTGGAGGACGTGGAGTTCGCCCGCTTCGCCAACCGCCTGCGCGTCGGCGGCGTCATCGTCGGCTGCTCGCGCGAGGACGAGATCGGGCACCACCACACGCTCAACGTCGAGGAGCGGTCCGACATCACCATCGAGAAGCACTTCCAGGCCGACCAGATCGAGCGCATCGAGGAGGCCGAGGAAGCGACCGGCGCGCCCGACGTCGCCATCGCGACCGTCGAGGAGGGCGCGGCGTACGTCCACACCGTCCAGCAGTACGGCACCGAGGAGTACGCCAGCTTCACCAAGCCGACCGGGAAAGGCGAGTACGCCCGTCCCCGCGACGAACTGTTCGACGAACTCGGGTCGGCGCTGTCGCACCTCGACGCCGAAGCCGTGATCCTCGCCGGTCCCGGCTTCACGAAGAACGACGCCCACGACTACATCGACGAGCACTACCGCGACCTGAGCGACCGGATCTCGGTGGTCGACACCTCCGCCGCGGGCGACCGGGGCGTCCACGAGGTGCTCAAACGCGGCGCCGTCGACGAGGTGCAACGCGAGACGCGGATCGCCCGCGAGGCCGAGTTGATCGACGAACTGACCGAGCGGATGGCGCAGGGGGCGAAGGCGACGTACGGGGTGAACGAGACGATGGAGGCCGCGGAGTTCGGCGCCATCGAGACGCTCCTCATCGTCGACGAACGCCTCCGCGCCGAGCGCCAGGGGGAGGGCGACTGGGAGATCGACGTGAACGACCTCGTCTCGACGGCCGAGCAGAAGGGCGGCGACGTCGTCGTCTTCTCAGGCGAGTTCGCGCCGGGCCAACAGCTCCGGAACCTCGGCGGCGTCGCCGCCCTGTTGCGGTACCGCCTCCAGTGA
- a CDS encoding GNAT family N-acetyltransferase, protein MPGDDAPGDDASGAGSSGDLAPAAADWTAVVVAGEDDWDAVVDLRMRVFVDEQGVPEELELDEHDDDPVASDVDHLLVRDAAGDAVAVARLRAVDGADYGSDADRVAKVERVVVARDRRGEGWGGRVMAAAETRARERGLGEAVLHAQTRAAGFYERLGYAVDDAVGVFEEDGIDHVRMRKAL, encoded by the coding sequence ATGCCCGGCGACGACGCTCCGGGCGACGACGCTTCGGGCGCCGGCTCGTCCGGCGACCTCGCGCCCGCCGCCGCCGACTGGACCGCCGTCGTGGTCGCCGGCGAGGACGACTGGGACGCCGTGGTCGACCTCCGGATGCGCGTGTTCGTCGACGAGCAGGGGGTCCCCGAGGAACTGGAACTGGACGAACACGACGACGACCCCGTGGCTTCCGACGTGGACCACCTGCTCGTGCGTGACGCCGCCGGCGACGCGGTGGCGGTCGCCCGGCTCCGGGCCGTCGACGGCGCCGACTACGGGAGCGACGCCGACCGGGTGGCGAAGGTCGAACGCGTCGTCGTCGCCCGCGACCGCCGGGGCGAAGGGTGGGGCGGCCGCGTGATGGCCGCCGCCGAGACCCGTGCCCGCGAGCGCGGACTCGGCGAGGCGGTGTTGCACGCACAGACGCGAGCGGCCGGGTTCTACGAGCGGCTCGGGTACGCCGTCGACGACGCGGTCGGCGTGTTCGAGGAGGACGGTATCGACCACGTCCGGATGCGGAAGGCGCTGTAG
- a CDS encoding MFS transporter, giving the protein MALPNRYRRHLMWATLAFGFLFVNFFRNSTAVLAGDLAAVFDATAAELGLLHSSFFYVYAAAQLPSGLLVDRFGPRRVVSVGLAGMAVGVAGFAAADTFALGFAARFLAGLSGAAIYVAVLRFCANWYAPGEFATMTGFTIAAAGIGGVLATTPLALAAGVAGWRAVLFVSAGGVFLAAVAVGAYVRDRPAEAADRPAGADSGTDHDSLREVLAGARRVLADVDTWLMGVMLFLIFGLNFTVVGLWGVPYIVNLYDVPVSTAATAVLAANVGFAVGSPAFGALSDRTGRRTGVILGSCVVFLLAYGVIFLTVTPPLAVVGLVLFVGMGVTGGASVAYTVAKERHVGDSGAATGTINGMAYFGAAVFPAVLGAVLDAYWTGRVVDGARAYSAQGYRLAFGVVVAGGVVAVACAAALHLRVQRRERADAGAPSAPGDD; this is encoded by the coding sequence ATGGCCCTCCCGAACCGCTACCGGCGCCACCTCATGTGGGCGACGCTCGCGTTCGGCTTCCTGTTCGTCAACTTCTTCAGGAACTCGACGGCGGTGCTGGCGGGCGACCTCGCCGCCGTCTTCGACGCGACGGCCGCCGAGTTGGGCCTGCTCCACTCGTCGTTCTTCTACGTGTACGCGGCCGCACAACTCCCCTCGGGCCTGCTCGTGGACCGCTTCGGGCCGCGCCGGGTCGTCTCCGTCGGGCTGGCAGGGATGGCCGTCGGCGTCGCGGGCTTCGCCGCCGCCGACACGTTCGCGCTTGGCTTCGCCGCGCGCTTCCTCGCGGGGCTGAGCGGGGCGGCCATCTACGTCGCCGTGCTCCGCTTCTGTGCGAACTGGTACGCCCCCGGCGAGTTCGCCACGATGACTGGGTTCACCATCGCCGCCGCGGGTATCGGGGGAGTGCTCGCGACCACGCCGTTGGCGCTGGCGGCGGGCGTCGCCGGCTGGCGAGCGGTGCTGTTCGTCTCCGCGGGCGGCGTGTTCCTCGCCGCGGTCGCGGTCGGGGCGTACGTCCGCGACCGGCCGGCCGAGGCGGCCGACCGGCCCGCGGGTGCCGACTCCGGCACCGACCACGACTCGCTCCGGGAGGTGCTCGCGGGCGCCCGGCGCGTCCTCGCCGACGTCGACACGTGGCTGATGGGCGTGATGTTGTTCCTGATCTTCGGACTCAACTTCACCGTCGTCGGGCTGTGGGGGGTCCCCTACATCGTGAACCTGTACGACGTCCCCGTCTCGACGGCGGCGACGGCGGTGTTGGCGGCCAACGTCGGCTTCGCCGTCGGCTCGCCCGCCTTCGGCGCGCTCTCGGACCGCACGGGGCGACGGACGGGGGTGATCCTCGGGTCCTGTGTCGTGTTCCTGCTCGCGTACGGCGTCATCTTCCTGACCGTGACCCCGCCACTCGCGGTGGTGGGTCTGGTCCTGTTCGTGGGGATGGGCGTCACCGGGGGCGCGTCCGTCGCCTACACGGTCGCCAAGGAGCGCCACGTCGGCGACAGCGGCGCCGCGACGGGGACCATCAACGGGATGGCGTACTTCGGCGCGGCGGTGTTCCCGGCCGTGCTCGGCGCCGTGCTCGACGCCTACTGGACCGGCCGCGTCGTCGACGGTGCCCGCGCGTACTCGGCTCAGGGGTACCGCCTCGCCTTCGGCGTCGTCGTCGCCGGCGGCGTCGTCGCCGTGGCGTGTGCGGCGGCGCTGCACCTGCGCGTCCAGCGGCGGGAGCGTGCGGACGCCGGCGCCCCGTCGGCGCCGGGCGACGACTGA